Genomic DNA from Deltaproteobacteria bacterium:
GGAGGCGAGCTCCGTGAGCGTGAGCTTCGCGTCGACGTCCTTGATGCCCATGGCGCGGGCGCGGTCGGCCTCGCCCGGATTTCGCGGCTTCAGCCGGCCCTGGATGTCGCCGCCCTGGCAGCGCAGCGCGGCGGCTGCGATCACGCCCTCCGGCGCGCCGCCGATTCCCATCAGCACGTCGACCTGATGCTGCCGGCTGCAGGTCGCGATCGCCGCCGAGACGTCTCCGTCCTTGATCAGCTTGATCCGCGCCCCCGACTTGCGGACCTCGTCGATCAGCTTCTCGTGGCGCGGCCGATCGAGGATCACGACCGTGAGATCCTGCACGGGTACGTTCATGGCCTTCGAGATGTTCTTCAAGTTCTGCGTAGGGGAGAGATCGATGTCGATCGCCCCACGGGCTGCCGGACCGACCGCGATCTTCTCCATGTACGTGTCGGGCGCGTGCAGGAAGCCGCCCTCCTCGGCCGCCGCGATCACCGAGAGCGCGTTCTGCCCGCCGGTGGCGCAGAGCGTGGTTCCCTCCAGCGGGTCGAGCGCGATCTCGATCTTGGGTCCGTTGCCGGTGCCGACCTTCTCGCCGATGTAGAGCATCGGCGCCTCGTCGCGCTCGCCCTCGCCGATCACGATCGTGGCGTCCATCTCGATTCGGTTCAGCGCCGTGCGCATCGCGTCGACCGCCGCCTGATCCGCGGCCGTCTCGTCGCCCCGGCCCATCAGCCGCGCACACTCGAGCGCCGCCGACTCGGTCGCGCGCACGAGCTCGAGAGCCAGATTCCGATCCATCGCCATGTCCTGTTTCCCCTTGTCCTCTAGAAGCGCTTTTCGATCTGCCGGTAGATCTCGCTTCGCACCGCGTCGTAGCGCGCTGGAAGCACGATCGGAGGGTTTGCCAGTCCCGAGTCTATTCCCGCGAGGATCGACTGGTGATAGCGAACCTTGAAATCGGTGAACTTGAGACCGTGCGCGGTCGAGACGACCACCACGCGCTCGTCCTTCCGGATCTGCCCGCGCCCGAGCAGCTTCTTCAGCGCCGCGAGCGCCACTGCGGTGTGGGGACAGGTGAAGAGACCGGTGAGATCCGCCTCGGCCGCGGCCGCGGCGATCTCGTTCTCGGACGCCTGCTCGACGATCCCGTCGAAGCGCCGCAGCGTCGCCACCGCGCGGTCGAACGAGACGGGATTGCCGATCTGGATCGCCGACGCGAGCGTCGGCCGCGCCTGCATGGGCTCGAACTTCTCGAAGCCGCCCAGGTAGCTCTGGTAGAGCGGATTGGCGTTCTCGGCCTGGGCGCAGCAGATGCGCGGCAGCCGGTCGATGATGCCGAGCTCGAGCCACTCGAGCAGTCCCTTGCCGAGCGCCGAGACGTTGCCGAGGTTGCCGCCCGGAATCACGATCCAGTCGGGAACCTCCCAGTCGAACTGCTGAACGATCTCCATCCCCAGCGTCTTCTGCCCCTCGATGCGCAGGCTGTTCATCGAGTTGGCCAGGTAGATTCCGTCGCGCTCCGCGATCTGCTTCACGATCGCCATGCATCCGTCGAAGTCGGTCTCGAGCGAGAGCGTGATCGCGCCGTTCGCGAGCGGCTGCACCAGCTGGGCGATCGACACCTTGTCCTTCGGGAGCAGCACGATCGCGGGAATTCCGGCGTACGCCGCGTAGGCGGAGAGCGCGGCCGAGGTGTCACCGGTCGAAGCGCACGCGACCGCGCGCACGTCCTTGCCGGTCTTGATCATCTGGTTCACGACCGAGACCAGCACGGTCATGCCCAGGTCCTTGAAGCTGCCGGTGTGCGTGTTGCCGCACAGCTTCACCCAGAGGTCCTCGATGCCGAGCTTCGCGCCGAGTCGCTTGGCCCAGAACAGATTGGTGTGCCCCTCGAACATCGAGACCACGTTGTCCTGGTCGACGGTCGGGCAGATCAGCTCCGATTTGCCCCAGACGCCGGAGCCGTACGGCCACTCGGTGCTGTGGGAGCGGGTGTCGAAGAGCTTCATCCACTTCTGCGGCGGAGTGCGCTTGAGCCGCTCCATGTCGTGCTGCACCGTGAGCAGGCCCTCGCAGTGCGGGCAGCGGTAGATCACCTCGGTGAGCTCCCAGCGCCCCGCGCAGCCGCGCGCGCACTCGAACCAGGCGTCGTACTTGGGCGAGCGCTTCGGCGGCATCTCTACAGCTCCCGTTCGATCCGGATCGACTGCGCGGGCGCGACCACTTCGCGCATCCGCGCGATCTCGCCGAGCGCCGCGTCGAGATCGGCCTGGCGCGATTCGTGGGTGGTGATCACGATCGGCACCGCGCGAGACTCGTGTCGCTCCTCCTGCAGGACGCTCGCGATGCTGATGCCGCGCGCGCCGAGCGCTCCGGTGATGCGCGAGAGCACCCCGGGCGAGTCGTGCGCGGTGAAGCGCACGTAGAACTCGCCCCGCTGGTCGCCAGGCGCGCAGAGCGCGGCCATGCCCGGCTCGGGCGTGCCGAACGGCGGCACTCGCCCCGAGGCTCCGCTGCGCCGAGCGCGCGCGAGCTCCATCAGATCTGCGAGCACGGCGCTCGCGGTCGGCGCGGCGCCCGCGCCCGCGCCGTAGTACAGCGTCGGCCCCGAGAGCTCTCCGCGCACCTCGATCGCGTTCATCGAGCCGTCGACGCCGGCCAGCACGCTCTTGCGCGGGATCATCGTCGGGTGCACGCGCGCCTGGATTCCGTGCGCGTTTCGCTTGGCGACGGAGAGCAGCTTCACGCGGAAGCCGATCCGGCTGGCGTACTCGATGTCGGCCGGGACGATGTGCCGGATGCCCTCGATCGGAAACGCCGTGGGTGCGAGGTAGACGCCGAACGCGAGCCCGGCGAGGATCGATAGCTTGTTCGCCGAATCGATTCCGTCGATGTCCGAGCTGGGATCGGCCTCGGCGTAGCCGAGATCCTGCGCGCGCTTCAGACAGGCCTCGTACGGCTCGCCGGTCGCCTCCATCTCGGTGAGGATGTAGTTGCAGGTTCCGTTCACGATCCCGTGCAATGCGAGCACGCGATCCGCGCACAGACCCTCGCGCAGCGCGCGTAGCACCGGGATCGTCCCGCCCACGCTCGCCTCGAAAGCGATCTCGCTCCCTTTCGCGGCCGCGAGCGCGAAGACCTCGCGCCCGTGCTTTGCGAGCAGCGCCTTGTTCGCCGTGACGACGTGCTTGCCCGCGTCGAGCGCCGCGAGCACGAGCTCGCGCGCGACGCCGGTGCCGCCGACGAGCTCGACGATCAGATCGATCGATGGGTCGTCCACGATCTCGCGCCAGTCGCGCGAGAGCCGGTAGCCGCCGAGATCCACGCCGCGCTCGCGCTCGAGATCGACGTCCGCGATCCGGGCCAGCTCGAGCGGGAAGCCCAGCCGTTCGGCGATCAGCGCGCCGTGGGACTGGAGCGCGCGCACGACGCCGGTCCCGATCGTGCCCAGGCCCACCAGCCCCACGCGAATCGCCCGCTCAGCCATCGCGCAGGAGCCGCCTCATGTTGCGCACCGCCTGACGGATGCGGTGCGTGTTCTCGACCAGCGCGAAGCGCACGAAGCCCTCTCCCGCGGGGCCGAAGCCGATTCCGGGCGCGACAGCGACGTCGGCCTTCTCCAGCAGGAGCTTCGAGAACTCGAGCGACCCGAGCGCGGCATGGCGCTCCAGCAGAGGCGCCCAGACGAACATGGTCCCGAGCGGCTTCTCGATCTTCCAGCCCGCCTGATCGAGGCCGTCGACCAGCGCGTTGCGGCGCTCCCGGTAGTCCTCGACGATCTCGGCGACGAAATCCTGCGGGCCGTCGAGCGCGACGATCGTGGCGATCTGGATCGGCTGGAAGGTTCCGTAGTCGAGGTAGCTCTTCACGCGCGAGAGCATGCGCACGTACTCCTCGTTTCCCGCGCCGAACCCGACCCGCCAGCCGGCCATCGCGTGCGACTTCGAGAGCGACGTGAACTCGATCGTGCAGTCGAGCGCTCCCGGCACCTGCAGCGCGCTCGGCGGCCGGTAGCCGTCGTAGCAGATCTCTGCGTAGGCCAGGTCGTGCACGAAGATCAGGTCGTGACGCCGGCAGAAATCGACCAGCCGCGCCAGGAACGGCAGGTCGACCGTCGCGGTGGTCGGGTTGTGGGGGAACGAGGCGATCATCATCTTGGGCCGCGGCCAGCTGGCCTGCGTGGCCTCCTCGAGGCGCTCGATCAGGCCGTCGAGCGGGAGCAGCGGCACGCGCCGGATGTCGCCGCCCGCGATCAGCACCGAGAAGCTGTGGATCGGGTAGCAGGGATCTGGACACAGAACCGTGTCGCCACGCGAGATCGCCGCCAGCACGAAGTGGGAAAGCCCCTCCTTGGCGCCGATCGTCGAGATCACCTGCGTCTCGGGATCGAGTTCGACCGAGAAGTTCCGCGCGTACCAGCGACTCATGGCGCGGCGCAGGTTGGGCAGGCCGCGCGAGGCGGAATAGTGGTGGTTCCGCGGGTCGCGGGCGGCCTCGACCAGCTTCTCGACCACGTGCGCCGGCGCGCCGTGGTTGGGGTTTCCGAACCCGAGATCGACGACGTCCTCGCCGGCGCGGCGCGCCTTCAGCTTCAGGTCGTTCACGATCGCCAGTACGTACGGCGGCAGTCGGTCGAGCTTCTCGAACTTCGTCATCACGGACCTTCGCGGGGGGAGAGTAGATCAACGAGCGTGTCGGCGCGGAACGAGCTGCGAACCAGCGGGCCGCTCTCGACGTGGCGGAAACCCAGACCGACGGCGAAGTCGCGAAGTTCCGCGAACTCGGCCGGCTCGAGGAAGCGCTGCACCGGAAGGTGGCGGAGCGTCGGTCGCAGATACTGGCCTAGCGTCAGGCAGTCCACGCCCACGTCGCGCAGATCCCGCATCAGCTCGACCAGCTCGCGGCGGGTCTCGCCGAGCCCGAGCATGACGCCGGACTTCGTGAGCAGATCCGGGCGCCGCTGCTTGATCCGCGCGAGAAGCGACAGCGAGCGCCGGTAGCGCGCGCCGATGCGCACGGTCGGATACAGGCGCGATACCGTCTCGAGATTGTGGTTGTAGACCTCCGGCGCGGCGTCGGCCACGCGATCGATGCAAGACTCGTCGCCGCGGAAGTCCGGCGTCAGGACCTCGATGCTCGCCTCCGGCGAGAGCGCCCGAATCTCGCTGATCGTGTTTGCGAACTGATTCGAGCCCTGGTCGGGCAGATCGTCGCGATTCACGCTGGTCAACACCACATGGCGTAAGCCGAGCGCGCGCGACGCCTCGGCCACCCGGTGCGGCTCATCGGGATCGACCGGTCGGCCCAGCCCCGTCGCGACGTGGCAGAAGCGGCAGGCGCGCGTGCAGACGTCGCCGAGCAGCATGAACGTGACGGTCCCGCGGCCGAAGCAGTCCGACAGGTTCGGGCAGCGAGCTTCCTCGCAGACCGAGGCGAGGCCGCGCTCGCGCAGCATCCGCTTCATCGCGAACACCGCGGGCGTGGGCCGCGACACGCTCCGACAGTGCGGCGGCAGGCGCAGGGATGCCTTCGGCGAAAGCGCGGAGATGCGCGACTGGCCTAGGGAATCAGCCATGGGCCGGCAGGATATTCGAGCCCGCGCGCCCCTGCCAGCGAGCGCGCGCGGACCGTCTCAGGCGACCGACCCCAGGACCAGCCGCGCACCCCAGCGGCGCTCGACCGCTGCTCGCAGCGCGGGCATCCGACGCAGCTCCGGATCGCCCTCGAGCAGGCTCGCCGCGGCGCGGCGCGCGGCCTCCAGCGTGTCGCCGTGGCGGACCAGATCGGCCATGCGCAGCTCCGGCAGGTGGCCCGCCTGCCGGGTTCCGAGCCATTCTCCCGCGCCGCGAATGCGCAGGTCCTCTTCGGCGATCTCGAAGCCGCTGTGGCTTCGCTCGAGGATCGCGAGCCGCTGCATGCCCTCGGCGGTGGTCGGATCGGCGATCAGGATCGCCTGCCCCGGCTTCTCGCCACGGCCCACCCGTCCGCGCAGCTGGTGGAGCTGCGCCAGCCCGAAGCGCTCCGCGTGCTGCACGATCAGCAGCGTCGCGTTCGGAACGTCCACTCCGACCTCGATCACGGTGGTCGCGACCAGGATCCGGACCCGCCCCTCGGCGAAGTCGGCCATCGCGCGCTGGCGCTCTCGCGCGTCCATGCGCCCGTGGATCAGCGCGGCCGGAACCCCGGGGAGCGCCTTGCCGATGCGCTCGAAGCCGCGCGTCGCGTCCTTCAGGTCCTGCTTCTCGGACTCGTCCACGAGCGGGTAGACGACGAAGGCCTGCTCGCCGCGGCGAAGCGTCTCGTGCAACGCGTCCATGACCGCGCGGCCGGCGGACGGCCCGACCAATCGCGTCGACACCGGCGCGCGCCCGGGCGGACGCTCGCGCAGGACGGAGTGCTCGAGGTCGCCGAAGACGGTGAGCGCGAGCGAGCGCGGGATCGGCGTCGCCGACATCGCGAGCAGGTGCGGAGTGCCCGCCTTTCGCGCCAGCGCCCTGCGCTGCTCGACGCCGAAGCGGTGCTGCTCGTCGATCACCGCCAGTCCGAGCCGAGGCAGCTCGACCGACTCCGAGAGCAGCGCGTGCGTGCCGACCACGACGTGCAGGGCGCCGTCTTCGAGCCAGCGCTCGAGCCGGCGGCGATCCCCGGCCGGAGTCGAGCCGGTCAACAGCGCGGTACGCAGCCCGAGCGCGCCGCCCAGTCGCGCGAAGCTGTGCAGGTGCTGCTCGGCCAGGATCTCGGTGGGTGCGAGCACCGCGGTGGTGCGGTCCGCTGCGTGGGCCGCCACGGCCGCAAGCAGTGCGAGCACCGTCTTGCCGCTTCCCACGTCGCCGATCAGCATGCGGTTCATCGGCGTCGAGCGCGCGAGGTCCGCGCGGATCTCCGCCCAGGCCCGGAGCTGATCCGCGGTGAGCGGAAACGGCAGCGCCGCGATCGCGCGCGCAGCGGCCTCGTCGTCGATCGGCAGCGCCGCGGTGTGCCGGCGCAACAGCGCCCGCTTGCGCAGTCCCAGGCCGATCTGCAGCAGGTACAGCTCCTCCGCGACGAGCCGCAGGTGATAGGGCGTGCTGCGCTCGCGCAGCAGGTTCGGATCGAGCTGGGTTCCGGGCAGGTGGACCTCGCGAAGCGAGGCCCCGACGCCGGCGAGGCCGAGCTCGGCGACCGCGCTCGCGGGCAGGAATCCGTCCACCAGGTCGGCCGCGCAGCGAACCGCGGACTCGACCACCCTGCGCAGGCTTCGCGGCGCGAGCCCCTCGACCGCGCTGTAGGTCGCGACGATCCGCGGCAGCTCGCCGACCGAAGTCTCCGCCGAGAGCGGCTCGACGTCGGGGTGGTGAAGCTCCTTCGCGTAGCGGAAGCGCCGGACCTCGCCCGCGACCAGCACGCGCGTGCCCGGAGCGAGGCGGTTCTCGAAGTGCGCGACCCCGCGGAACCACTTGAGCTGCACCGCGCCCGTTCCGTCCGAGACGATCGCCTCGAAGAAGCGGCGGCCGTTGCGAAGCGGGACGACACCGGATCGCGTCACGGTCCCGGCGAAGCACGCGAAGCGGCCGACCTCGAGCTTCTCGATGCTCGAGATCTCGCGCCGGTCTTCGTAGGCGCGCGGCAGGAAGAAGAGCAGATCCTCGACCGTCGCGATCTCTTTTCGCGCCAGCGCCTGCGCCGTCTTCGGACCGACTCCGGGCACTCGCGAGGCGGGCTGCGCCAGCATCCGCGCGGGGAACTCCGGGTCGAGAAGCGGCGCCAGGCGCTTTGCGATCCAGGCGAGCCCCGCGGGATCGGCGCCGCCCTCGAGCCGCTCTGCCGCCTCGCAGAGGCGCTTCCTCGCCTCCGGCGGGATCCAGAGCTGCGAAGCCGCGAGCAGCGCAGCGCGCAGCGTCCCTTGGAGATCGTGGACGCTGGCCGCCGCCTCGTCGCCGCGCAGCGCGAACGACAGCGGTCGGCGGATCGCGTCGGCGGCTTCGCGGAAGCTCGTCATCGCTACACGGCGTGCAGGTCCTGAAGCGCGATCGGCTGCACCTCTCCCGCCCGCAGCGCGCGGATCGCCGCCGCCGCCGCGCGCGCTCCGGCCACGGTGGTGAAGTAGGGGATTCCCGCCTCGAGAGCCGCGCGCCGCATCGACGCCGAATCGCGCACCGCGGATGCGTCACCCATCCGTGTCGTCGCGATCACCAGGCTAACCTCGCCCGAGCTGATCAGGCTCTCGGTGTGAGGCGCGCCCTCTCGCACCTTGTGGATCGACTGGACGTCCAGTCCCCGCTCGCGCATGTACGCGGCCGTGCCGGCGGTCGCGACCAGCGCGAAGCCCTCCTCCTGCAGCACGCGCAGCGCGCCGGCGCCCGAGGCCTTGTCCTCGTCGCGAAGCGAGACGAGCACGGTTCCACGGGTCGGCAGATCCATTCCCGCGCCGCGCTGCGCCTTCGCGTAGGCGCGGCCGAACTCGCGGTCGATGCCCATCACCTCGCCAGTGCTCTTCATCTCGGGGCCCAGCAACGTGTCGACGGCCGGGAACTTCACGAACGGGAAGACCGCCTCCTTGACCGACACGTGCGACGGAACGATCTCGCGGGTGAAGCCGAGCTCGGCGAGCGTCTTCCCCGCCATCACCCGCGCAGCGAGCTGGGCGATCGGAACGCCGATCGCCTTCGAGACGAACGGCACGGTTCGCGACGCGCGTGGGTTCACCTCGAGCACGTACACGGACTCGTCCGCGATCGCGAACTGCACGTTCATCAGGCCGACCACGCCGAGCTCGAGCGCGAGCGCGCGAGTGGAGCGCTCGATCTCCTCGATCAGGAAGCGAGGCAGGCTGTACGGCGGCAGCGAGCAGGCCGAGTCGCCGGAATGGATCCCGGCCTCTTCGATGTGCTCCATGATTCCCGCGATCACGGCCTGCGTGCCATCGCAGAGCGCGTCGACGTCGACTTCGATCGCGTTGGAGAGGAACCGGTCGACCAGCACCGGATGCTCGGGCGAGACGGTCACCGCCTCTCGCATGTAGGTGTCGAGCTGCTGGGAATCATGGACGATCTGCATCGCGCGCCCGCCCAGCACGTAGGACGGCCGCACCAGCACCGGGTAGCCGATGCGCTCCGCGAGCTCGCGCGCCGCCTCGACGCTTCGCGCGGTGCCGTTCTCGGTCTGGCGCAGGCCGAGCTTGGTGAGCAGTGCCGCGAAACGCTCGCGATCCTCGGCGCGATCGATCGCGTCGGGCGAGGTGCCGATGATCGGAACTCCCGCGCGCGCCAGCGGCACGGCCAGGCGCAGCGGGGTCTGACCGCCGAATTGCACGATCACGCCCTGCGGTCTCTCGACCTCGACGATCTCCAGCACGTCCTCGAGCGTGAGCGGCTCGAAGTAGAGCCGATCGCTCGAGTCGTAGTCGGTCGAGACGGTCTCGGGATTGCAGTTCACCATGATGGTCTCGTAGCCGTCCTTGGCCAGACCCATCAGGCCGTGCACGCAGCAATAGTCGAACTCGATGCCCTGCCCGATCCGGTTCGGGCCGCCGCCGAGAATGATGATCTTCCGATTCGAAGACGGCCGGGCCTCGCACTCCTGGTCGTAGGTGGAGTACATGTAGGGCGTGTTCGCCTCGAACTCCGCGCCGCAGGTGTCGACCCGCTTGTAGACCGGCGCGATGCGCTCGCGCCTGCGCTGGGCCCGGATTTCGTCCTCGCGGGTGCCCGCGAGGGCCGCGAGCCGTCGGTCCGAGAAGCCGGCGCGTTTCGCGCGCAACAGATCTCGCGTCGCGGGATCGGCGAAGCGCGCCTCGTCGAGAATGATCTCGCTCACGTGGAAGAGGAACCACGGGTCGATCGCGGTGGCCCCGTTCACCCACTCGAGCGTGCGCCCGCGCCGGAACGCCTCGCCGACCGCCCAGAGCCGCTCCGGGCCGGGCTCGCGGAGCATTCCCTCCAGCGCCGTGTCGTCGGCGTCGACCGGCTCGAAGCCGTAGCGGTCGATCTCGAGCGAGCGGATGCCCTTCTGGAGCGACTCGCGGAACGTGCGCCCGATCGCCATCACCTCGCCGACCGACTTCATCTGCACGCCGAGTCGCCGGTCCGCCTTGGGGAACTTCTCGAAGGTGAAGCGCGGAATCTTGGTGACGACGTAGTCGATCGTCGGCTCGAAGCTCGCGGGCGTCGAGCGCGTGATGTCGTTGGGGATCTCGTCGAGCGTGTAGCCGATCGCGAGCTTCGCGGCGATCTTCGCGATCGGAAAGCCGGTCGCCTTGCTGGCCAGCGCGGAGCTCCGCGACACGCGCGGATTCATCTCGATCACGGTCATGTCGCCGTTTGCCGGGTTCACGGCGAACTGGATGTTCGAGCCGCCCGTCTCGACGCCGATCTTCCGGATGATCGCGATCGCCGCGTCGCGCATCCGCTGGTATTCCTTGTCGGTGAGCGTCTGCGCGGGCGCGACCGTGATCGAGTCGCCGGTGTGGACGCCCATCGGATCGAAGTTCTCGATCGAACAGATGATCACGACGTTGTCGGCGCGGTCGCGCATCACCTCGAGCTCGTACTCCTTCCAGCCGAGCACCGATTCCTCGACCAGGACCTCCCCGCGCGGCGACAGGTGCAGGCCCCAGGCGAGCTTGGCCTCGAACTCCTCGGCCGTCTGCGCGATCGAGCCGCCCGAGCCGCCGAGCGTGAAGCTCGGCCGGATGATCGCCGGCAGTCCGATCTCCTCGAGCACGGCCTTCGCCTGCTCGATGTCGGTCACGTACACGGAGCGCGGCGTGCGCAGGCCGATCTCGCTCATCGCGGCGCGGAAGAGCGAGCGGTCCTCGGCCATCAAGATCGAGGGAAGCTGCGCGCCGATCAGCCGGATGCCGAGCCGCTCGAGGATGCCGGTCTCGGCCAGGCCGATCGCCGCGTTCAGCGCCGTCTGGCCGCCGAGCGTCGGCAGCACGGCATCGGGCCGTTCGCGCTCGAGGATCTGCGCGATCGTATCGACCGTGATCGGCTCCACGTAGGTGCGCGAGGCGAACTCGGGGTCGGTCATGATCGTGGCCGGGTTGGAGTTCACCAGCACCACCTCGATGCCTTCCTCGCTCAGCGCCTTGCACGCCTGCGTGCCCGAGTAGTCGAACTCGCAGCCCTGTCCGATCACGATCGGGCCGGCGCCGATCAGCAGGACCTTGCGCAGCGACGGATCTCTAGGCATGCGTGGACTCCACGAGCTCGCGGAAGCGGCGGAAGAGGTACGCAGTGTCGTGTGGACCCGGCGAGGCCTCGGGGTGGTACTGCACGGAGAAGAGCGGCAAGCGGCGATGCCGCAGCCCCTCGATCGTGTCGTCGTTCAGGTTCACGTGCGTGACTTCGACGTCTTGCGCCTTCGCGAGCGCCGCGGCATCGACCGCGAAGCCGTGGTTCTCCGAGGCGATCATCACGCGCCGGCTCTGCTCGTCGCGCGCGGGCTGGTTGGCGCCGTGGTGGCCGAAGCGGAGCTTGCGCGTCGTGCCGCCCAGCGCCAGGCCGAGGATCTGGTGGCCGAGGCAGATCCCGAAGATCGGGACTCGCGCGGCGATCAGCTCGCGCACGATCGGAATCGCGTAGCTCACCGCGGCCGGATCGCCCGGGCCGTTGGAGAGGAAGACGCCGTCCGGCGCTAGCGCGAGCGCTTCGCGGGCGGGCGTATCGGCCGGCACGACGGTCACGTCGAAGCCCGCGTTCACCAGCTCGCGCAGGATGTTCCGCTTGATCCCGTAGTCGTACGCGACGACGCGGCGGCGCGGGCCGGTCGCGGCCGCGTGCAGCGTCCACTCGGTGCCTTCGCGCCACTCGTACGGCTTCTTGCAGGTGACCCCGTCGACGAGATTCAGCCCCGCCATCGATGGAAGGGCTCCCGCGCGGGAGCGCAGCGCTTCCAGGTCGAACGGCGCATGCGCGACGATGCCGTTCATCGCGCCGGCCGTGCGCAGCCGGCGCACCAGCGCGCGCGTGTCGATGCCCGAGATGCCCGGGACGCGATGCCGGACCAGGAACTCCTGGAGCGATTCGCGGCTGCGCCAGTTCGACGGGAAGTCCACGTGATCGCGCACCACGAAGCCGCGCAGGAACACGCCGCTCGATTCGTCGTCCAGCGGGTTGCAGCCGGTGTTGCCGATCTCGGGATAGGTCATGGCGACGATCTGCCCGGCGTAGGACGGATCGGTGAGGATCTCCTGGTATCCGCTCATTCCGGTGTGGAAGACCACCTCGCCCGCGCCTTCCATCCGCGCGCCGAATCCGGTGCCGCGGTACACGGTCCCGTCCGAGAGCACGAGCACCGCCTCGGATTTCCCCTCGCTCATCGACTGCCCTCTTCATCCAGCGCGAACGCGATCCTTCCCCCGACCCAGGTGCGCAGGGCCCGGCCGCTGAGCTCCCGTCCCAGGAACGCGGAGTTCTTCGAGCGCGATTCCAGCCCCGAGACCTCGACCTTGTAGCTGCGCTCGGGGTCGACCAGCACCAGATCTGCCGGGGCCCCGGGCTCGAGCGTGCCGCCGCCGACCCCGAAGACGCGCGCGGGTCGCGTGGACATGCGATCGATCAGCGCCAGTGGCGACAGAACGTCCTCGCGAACCAGCTCGAGCCCGATCGACAGCGACGTCTCGAGCCCGACGACACCGAACGGTGCCGCGACGAACTCGACGTCCTTCTCGTAGTGCGCGTGCGGCGCGTGGTCGGTGGCGATGCAGTCGAGCGTCCCGTCGGCGAGCCCCTGCCGCAGCGCCTCCCGATCGCGCGCGGTGCGCAGCGGTGGCGCCATCTTCTTGTTGGTGTCGTAGCCCCGGATCTCCTCGTCGGTGAGGAACAGGTGGTGGGGCGTGACCTCGGCCGTCACGCGCACGCCGGCGGTCTTCGCCTCGCGGATCAGCTCGACCGAGCGCGCGGCCGAGACGTGCGCGACGTGCAGGTGGGCGCCGGTGAGCCGGGCCAGCTCGAGATCGCGTGCGACCATCACCGTCTCGGCCTCGCCGGGCGAGCCGGGAAGCCCGCAGCAGGTCGCGTGCGAGCCCTCGTGGACGACGCCCGCGCCGCGCAGGTTCAGATCTTCGCAGTGCGCGATCACCGGCCGACCGATGCCGCGCGCGTACTCGAGCACGCGGCGCATCACGGCGGCGTCCATGATCACCGAGCCGTCGTCCGAAAACGCCACGGCGCCCGCGGCCGCGAGCCCCGCCATCTCCGACA
This window encodes:
- a CDS encoding aminotransferase class I/II-fold pyridoxal phosphate-dependent enzyme; amino-acid sequence: MTKFEKLDRLPPYVLAIVNDLKLKARRAGEDVVDLGFGNPNHGAPAHVVEKLVEAARDPRNHHYSASRGLPNLRRAMSRWYARNFSVELDPETQVISTIGAKEGLSHFVLAAISRGDTVLCPDPCYPIHSFSVLIAGGDIRRVPLLPLDGLIERLEEATQASWPRPKMMIASFPHNPTTATVDLPFLARLVDFCRRHDLIFVHDLAYAEICYDGYRPPSALQVPGALDCTIEFTSLSKSHAMAGWRVGFGAGNEEYVRMLSRVKSYLDYGTFQPIQIATIVALDGPQDFVAEIVEDYRERRNALVDGLDQAGWKIEKPLGTMFVWAPLLERHAALGSLEFSKLLLEKADVAVAPGIGFGPAGEGFVRFALVENTHRIRQAVRNMRRLLRDG
- a CDS encoding homoserine dehydrogenase, producing MAERAIRVGLVGLGTIGTGVVRALQSHGALIAERLGFPLELARIADVDLERERGVDLGGYRLSRDWREIVDDPSIDLIVELVGGTGVARELVLAALDAGKHVVTANKALLAKHGREVFALAAAKGSEIAFEASVGGTIPVLRALREGLCADRVLALHGIVNGTCNYILTEMEATGEPYEACLKRAQDLGYAEADPSSDIDGIDSANKLSILAGLAFGVYLAPTAFPIEGIRHIVPADIEYASRIGFRVKLLSVAKRNAHGIQARVHPTMIPRKSVLAGVDGSMNAIEVRGELSGPTLYYGAGAGAAPTASAVLADLMELARARRSGASGRVPPFGTPEPGMAALCAPGDQRGEFYVRFTAHDSPGVLSRITGALGARGISIASVLQEERHESRAVPIVITTHESRQADLDAALGEIARMREVVAPAQSIRIEREL
- the lipA gene encoding lipoyl synthase, which encodes MADSLGQSRISALSPKASLRLPPHCRSVSRPTPAVFAMKRMLRERGLASVCEEARCPNLSDCFGRGTVTFMLLGDVCTRACRFCHVATGLGRPVDPDEPHRVAEASRALGLRHVVLTSVNRDDLPDQGSNQFANTISEIRALSPEASIEVLTPDFRGDESCIDRVADAAPEVYNHNLETVSRLYPTVRIGARYRRSLSLLARIKQRRPDLLTKSGVMLGLGETRRELVELMRDLRDVGVDCLTLGQYLRPTLRHLPVQRFLEPAEFAELRDFAVGLGFRHVESGPLVRSSFRADTLVDLLSPREGP
- the thrC gene encoding threonine synthase — translated: MPPKRSPKYDAWFECARGCAGRWELTEVIYRCPHCEGLLTVQHDMERLKRTPPQKWMKLFDTRSHSTEWPYGSGVWGKSELICPTVDQDNVVSMFEGHTNLFWAKRLGAKLGIEDLWVKLCGNTHTGSFKDLGMTVLVSVVNQMIKTGKDVRAVACASTGDTSAALSAYAAYAGIPAIVLLPKDKVSIAQLVQPLANGAITLSLETDFDGCMAIVKQIAERDGIYLANSMNSLRIEGQKTLGMEIVQQFDWEVPDWIVIPGGNLGNVSALGKGLLEWLELGIIDRLPRICCAQAENANPLYQSYLGGFEKFEPMQARPTLASAIQIGNPVSFDRAVATLRRFDGIVEQASENEIAAAAAEADLTGLFTCPHTAVALAALKKLLGRGQIRKDERVVVVSTAHGLKFTDFKVRYHQSILAGIDSGLANPPIVLPARYDAVRSEIYRQIEKRF
- the glpX gene encoding class II fructose-bisphosphatase — encoded protein: MDRNLALELVRATESAALECARLMGRGDETAADQAAVDAMRTALNRIEMDATIVIGEGERDEAPMLYIGEKVGTGNGPKIEIALDPLEGTTLCATGGQNALSVIAAAEEGGFLHAPDTYMEKIAVGPAARGAIDIDLSPTQNLKNISKAMNVPVQDLTVVILDRPRHEKLIDEVRKSGARIKLIKDGDVSAAIATCSRQHQVDVLMGIGGAPEGVIAAAALRCQGGDIQGRLKPRNPGEADRARAMGIKDVDAKLTLTELASGDVLFAGTGVTEGDFLRGVRFRSEGALTHSVVMRSHSMTTRWIEAEHNFRFKPR